The DNA region AGGAGAGGTGTACCTCGACGGCCGAGCCATCTCCACCTACTCGACCAAGCACCTCGCGCGCGAAGTGGGCCTGCTGCCGCAGACGTCCATCGCGCCGGGCGGCATCACTGTGGACGACCTCGTCGCGCGTGGCCGCTACCCGCACCAGCGGATGCTCCGGCAGTGGTCCACAGAGGACGAGTCCGCGGTGGCCGATGCCATGCGCCGCACCGGAGTCCATGACCTGGCCGATCGGTTCGTCGACGAACTCTCCGGCGGTCAGCGGCAACGGGTCTGGCTGGCGATGGTGCTGGCTCAGCGGACTCCGATCGTCCTGTTGGACGAACCGACCACGTTCCTCGACATCTCGCACCAGATGGAGGTCCTCGACCTGTGCGCGACCCTGCACGAACAGGGGGACCACACTCTCGTGCTCGTGCTGCACGACATCAACCAGGCTTGCCGGTACGCGACCAACCTCATCGTGATGCGCCAGGGCGAGGTCGTCGCGCAGGGCGCTCCCGACGAGAT from Alloactinosynnema sp. L-07 includes:
- a CDS encoding ABC transporter ATP-binding protein, which translates into the protein MVTQGRLRADNLTLAYDERIVARELGVTIEDGSFTVIIGPNACGKSTLLKALARVIRASEGEVYLDGRAISTYSTKHLAREVGLLPQTSIAPGGITVDDLVARGRYPHQRMLRQWSTEDESAVADAMRRTGVHDLADRFVDELSGGQRQRVWLAMVLAQRTPIVLLDEPTTFLDISHQMEVLDLCATLHEQGDHTLVLVLHDINQACRYATNLIVMRQGEVVAQGAPDEIVTESLIADVFGLRCRIIPDPEVGTPMVVPLARPGDPRLSWNDDRRVG